Genomic window (Corynebacterium simulans):
GGCTTTGGCGCAGCTGGAGGCCACCCTTGACCGCCGCGCCGCAGTCGTCGCAGCGCTAGCGCCTGAGCTGGAGGAGGTTGCCTCCCGCGCGGAGTCGAGCGAGCTTACCCAGGGCCATTTTGAGACGCGTTCGGCCCACGAGCGGGAGCTGTCTATCGCGGTCAACGAGCGCTTTGCCGAGCGCCCCGCATTGCTTGCCGACGCCGAGGGGCGCATCCACCTTGCTCATCGCTTCTACAACGAAGCGGTCAGCGATACCCGCTCGCTACGCCTACGCCCCCTTGTGCGCATGTTCCGCCTGGGCGGCACGGCACCGCTGCCGGAGTTCTTCGAGCTCAGTCAGCTGCGGATCACTGAGTAGTTCCTGCTACTGAGCTGTTTGCTTGGTAGAGCTAGTGTTTTCGCGCTTGAGCTCCAAGCGCAGCCAAGACAAAGCAAGGCCTGTCATCACGAGGATGAGCACGTTGCGCGCCAGCAGCAAGAAAGCAGGGAAGAGGCCGTCGCGGCCCGCGTAGAGTACCGCGTCATAGTTGAACGGGTAGACCAGTGTGCCCAGTGCCGCCGCAGCAAGCGTGCACAGTGCGAGGTTGCGCAGCACTTTGCCTACTTTTTCGTCGATATGTTGATGTGCAACCGATGAGGCACGCGGCCAGGCATGCTTGAGCGCTATCGCCAAGATCGGGCCGAGCCAGATGATGTACTGGGTGGAAAAGACCTTGTTGCTGATAAAAAGCAGGCAGATCATCGTGATGAAAAAGGCCAGCGTGCTGCGCGCACCCCAGTTGCCGTTGCGGAAGCGCATGAGTGCGAAGCCGATAGCGAAAAACAGCATCGCCAAGGTCAAAACGTTGCTAAGAACTAACAGCGCGCTAACCCAAGGGCCGGTGATTTCAAAACTCTTGGAGGCAGCGTAGCCGATGGACCAAGTGTCCGGGAAAAGATGCGAGGCAAATACCGGAAGTGTTGCAGGTATCGATTCCACCTGTAGTCCCCGTACTCCCTGGTAGCGCAGCGGGGAAATGAGGCGCTCGACGTCATTGAAGGTGATGACGAGCAGGCAGATGCCCACGATGGAAGCGAAGAACGCGCTAAGGCGCTGCCAAGTCGCACGGGCATTGAAGCGGCCAACCAGGCCTGCGGCGAGCACGCCCGGCCACAGCTTCATCGTGGTGGCAAGGCCAAGCAACGCCGCTGCAAGCCGCGAGTTGCGGCCAAGAAGCATTCCTGCGGCAGCAACTGCCAGAGCCGGAAAAATATCGAGGCGCCAGACAAAGACCTGACCCACTGCGGTTCCAAAGATAACCCAAAACCATGCGGCGACGAAGGCCTGCGGCTTGCGGCGCCAGCCGTGAAGCAAGACCATGAGGAAAGCGGCGTCGACAAGCAGGCACAGCCCTGTAAAAATACCGGTAAAGCTGGTCTGATTCGGGCCGCTCAACCAGCCGACGAGAATTGAAGGCCACGTGCCAGGGTGCGGGTACTCGGTCATATCCGAGGAGTTTGTCCCAAAACGCTCGGAGAAGTAATAGGAAATATCTCCTAGCGGGACGTTGTTCCATTGCAGCAGTCCGATGAGGATAAGCCGGAAACAAATCCAGCCAGTCCAAACTGCTGGAACGGAACGAAAAATTTTCACCTAAGTAATGCTATTAGATGTTCGACTCGATAGTGGATTCGACATCGACGGGTGGCCCGAGCATCAGCAGAACGCCAAAGACCAGCGCAATGATTACGACGAACACGCTCAGAGTGCGCACTGGGAAGCGCACTACCTGGGCCAAAAGCTGCTCGGCAAGGCCGTGCGGCTGCTCAGAATCGCTAAAGCGCCAATGCGGCAGGAACTTATCGTGCTTGTCCGCCCATAGCGCAAACGGGAGTGCGGCAAAAGGTATGACCGAAACGATAAGCCCCAACATGCCCAGGCCAAAGGACCACTTGTTATTGATCCACACCATGACGCCCACGACGATGAAGCAGAGGAAACCAAAACCGTGGATACCGCCAGCGATAGGAGTTAGAGCCTCCGTCACGCCGGAGTACTTCAGAACCATAGAAAAAATAAGAAATGCCCACGTGAACATCTCCAGGTAGGCAACGACGCGGTGCAGGCGAGCAGGGCGTAAAAAAGACATGCGGCATATCCTACGCGCTAGCCCGGCGCACAGGTAAAGTTGACAGGGTTGCATGTGAAGAGCGCACGTTAAGGTTGCGCGTTGAGCAAAGAGGGGAGTCCCGCGTAGGTAATGGCTAAGGTGTGCGAGGTTATTGATCTAGCGCCGCTGAACGAAAAGGCTCAGGGTGATGTCTTTTCCGTGCCCATGGTTCCGTCCCAGATTGCGCGCACCTTTGGCGGGCAGGTGGTGGCCCAGGCGCTCGCTGCAGCCCAGCA
Coding sequences:
- a CDS encoding DUF3817 domain-containing protein; the encoded protein is MSFLRPARLHRVVAYLEMFTWAFLIFSMVLKYSGVTEALTPIAGGIHGFGFLCFIVVGVMVWINNKWSFGLGMLGLIVSVIPFAALPFALWADKHDKFLPHWRFSDSEQPHGLAEQLLAQVVRFPVRTLSVFVVIIALVFGVLLMLGPPVDVESTIESNI